In a genomic window of Sarcophilus harrisii chromosome 4, mSarHar1.11, whole genome shotgun sequence:
- the LOC100916567 gene encoding transmembrane protein C1orf162 homolog: MGSGASKPKPTEKPQSTAESPPCDTINYPTPKNDLYEIYPYLLVAFFVGVLLTLLVTVIVCFIRKSCSKDPTRSSQQISQTSDPCHKDCSTTEEALPYVDTSLQDSEENKVYFAQHQDGDSDSIVYAKIKVQTRTSLPSNESEEIH, encoded by the exons ATGGGATCAGGTGCCTCCAAACCAAAGCCAACTG AAAAACCACAGAGTACAGCAGAATCTCCACCCTGTGATACTATAAATTACCCAACTCCTAAAAATGATCTCTATGA AATATACCCCTACTTACTTGTGGCATTTTTTGTTGGGGTTCTTCTGACACTTCTGGTCACTGTTATTGTCTGCTTCATCAGGAAGAGCTGTTCCAAAG ACCCAACTAGGAGCTCCCAGCAGATTTCCCAAACCTCAGACCCTTGCCACAAG GATTGCTCCACTACTGAGGAGGCCCTTCCCTATGTGGACACGTCTCTCCaagactcagaagaaaacaaagtctaCTTTGCCCAGCACCAGGATGGAGATTCAGATTCCATTGTCTATGCAAAAATCAAAGTGCAAACCCGAACTAGCCTTCCCAGCAATGAAAGTGAGGAGATACACTAG
- the ADORA3 gene encoding adenosine receptor A3 isoform X2 codes for MQLFLMLLSALLSDAIVMDGKVKEAFVQDKASVTCSYDPYYKNYPKYWCKGYYRNYCNVIASTPNSTNRVSLKDTGMQFIITLTCLTKEDTGWYWCGIQRDYASDYMDYTELIVFDGAKDTADLQRKQNRTCKDGPFGYSGNHSRRTCYQPVLPLRLSVLSICILIMGMGIITTAIILLRRKRIKKYNRGKVLIRLGDHSLGPSPMIPTPLTCYRCSHRILTSFVPDLILNIQQRLIK; via the exons ATGCAGCTCTTCCTGATGCTCCTGAGTGCTCTTTTATCAG aTGCTATAGTCATGGATGGAAAGGTCAAGGAAGCCTTTGTACAGGATAAGGCTTCTGTCACCTGCAGCTATGACCCCTACTACAAGAACTATCCCAAATATTGGTGCAAAGGCTATTACCGTAACTACTGCAATGTCATTGCTTCCACACCTAACAGCACTAACCGAGTGTCCCTGAAGGACACAGGAATGCAATTCATCATCACTCTGACATGCCTTACCAAGGAAGATACAGGGTGGTACTGGTGTGGTATACAGAGAGACTATGCCAGTGACTACATGGATTATACAGAACTGATTGTGTTTGATGGTGCGAAAGACACAGCAG ACCTACAAAGGAAACAGAACAGAACTTGCAAGGATGGCCCTTTCGGCTATAGTGGAAATCACAGCAG aagaaCATGTTACCAGCCTGTACTCCCTTTGAGGCTATCTGTCTTGTCCATCTGCATCCTGATCATGGGGATGGGAATCATCACCACTGCGATTATTTTACTCaggaggaaaagaattaaaaaatataatcggG GTAAAGTCCTGATTAGACTCGGAGATCACAGCCTTGGACCGTCTCCTATGATACCCACGCCCTTG ACTTGCTACAGGTGTTCTCACAGAATCCTGACATCCTTTGTCCCGGATCTCATTTTAAACATTCAACAAAGATTAATTAAATAG
- the ADORA3 gene encoding adenosine receptor A3 isoform X3: protein MQLFLMLLSALLSDAIVMDGKVKEAFVQDKASVTCSYDPYYKNYPKYWCKGYYRNYCNVIASTPNSTNRVSLKDTGMQFIITLTCLTKEDTGWYWCGIQRDYASDYMDYTELIVFDGAKDTADLQRKQNRTCKDGPFGYSGNHSRTCYQPVLPLRLSVLSICILIMGMGIITTAIILLRRKRIKKYNRGKVLIRLGDHSLGPSPMIPTPLTCYRCSHRILTSFVPDLILNIQQRLIK from the exons ATGCAGCTCTTCCTGATGCTCCTGAGTGCTCTTTTATCAG aTGCTATAGTCATGGATGGAAAGGTCAAGGAAGCCTTTGTACAGGATAAGGCTTCTGTCACCTGCAGCTATGACCCCTACTACAAGAACTATCCCAAATATTGGTGCAAAGGCTATTACCGTAACTACTGCAATGTCATTGCTTCCACACCTAACAGCACTAACCGAGTGTCCCTGAAGGACACAGGAATGCAATTCATCATCACTCTGACATGCCTTACCAAGGAAGATACAGGGTGGTACTGGTGTGGTATACAGAGAGACTATGCCAGTGACTACATGGATTATACAGAACTGATTGTGTTTGATGGTGCGAAAGACACAGCAG ACCTACAAAGGAAACAGAACAGAACTTGCAAGGATGGCCCTTTCGGCTATAGTGGAAATCACAGCAG aaCATGTTACCAGCCTGTACTCCCTTTGAGGCTATCTGTCTTGTCCATCTGCATCCTGATCATGGGGATGGGAATCATCACCACTGCGATTATTTTACTCaggaggaaaagaattaaaaaatataatcggG GTAAAGTCCTGATTAGACTCGGAGATCACAGCCTTGGACCGTCTCCTATGATACCCACGCCCTTG ACTTGCTACAGGTGTTCTCACAGAATCCTGACATCCTTTGTCCCGGATCTCATTTTAAACATTCAACAAAGATTAATTAAATAG
- the ADORA3 gene encoding adenosine receptor A3 isoform X5: MEKMLGNDMITLTSGSIVYIIVEIVIGLCAIVGNVLVIWVIKLNPSLQNTTFYFIVSLALADIAVGVLVMPLSIVISLGIIIHFYSCLFMTCLLLVFTHASIMSLLAIAVDRYLRVKLTIRSSRLQRPGSPWRLLFHLSFQGVAS, translated from the exons atggaaaaaatgcttgGAAATGACATGATTACTCTGACATCTGGGAGTATAGTATATATCATTGTAGAGATTGTCATTGGACTTTGTGCCATTGTAGGCAACGTGCTTGTCATCTGGGTGATCAAGTTGAACCCAAGCCTGCAGAATACCACTTTCTATTTCATTGTGTCTCTGGCCTTGGCTGACATTGCGGTGGGTGTGCTGGTCATGCCTCTTTCCATTGTGATTAGCTTGGGCATCATCATTCACTTCTATAGCTGCCTTTTTATGACCTGTCTGCTGTTGGTCTTTACCCATGCCTCCATCATGTCCTTGCTGGCCATTGCTGTGGACCGCTACCTGAGAGTCAAGCTCACGATCAG ATCCAGCCGTCTGCAGAGGCCTGGGAGTCCCTGGAGATTgctctttcatctttcctttcagGGGGTTGCTTCTTGA
- the ADORA3 gene encoding adenosine receptor A3 isoform X1 — MEKMLGNDMITLTSGSIVYIIVEIVIGLCAIVGNVLVIWVIKLNPSLQNTTFYFIVSLALADIAVGVLVMPLSIVISLGIIIHFYSCLFMTCLLLVFTHASIMSLLAIAVDRYLRVKLTIRYKRVVTQRRIWIALGFCWLVSVLVGLVPMFGWNERLSPGSSGNASSLACRFRSVMRMDYMVYFSFFTWILIPLVIMCAIYVDIFYVIRNKLRQNFSGSRETGAFYGRESKTAKSLLLILLLFAFSWLPLSIMNCVSYFFPKVIIDENLLCLGILLSHANSMMNPIVYACKIKKFKETYLLILKSYILHIPSDSSSTEQTSE, encoded by the exons atggaaaaaatgcttgGAAATGACATGATTACTCTGACATCTGGGAGTATAGTATATATCATTGTAGAGATTGTCATTGGACTTTGTGCCATTGTAGGCAACGTGCTTGTCATCTGGGTGATCAAGTTGAACCCAAGCCTGCAGAATACCACTTTCTATTTCATTGTGTCTCTGGCCTTGGCTGACATTGCGGTGGGTGTGCTGGTCATGCCTCTTTCCATTGTGATTAGCTTGGGCATCATCATTCACTTCTATAGCTGCCTTTTTATGACCTGTCTGCTGTTGGTCTTTACCCATGCCTCCATCATGTCCTTGCTGGCCATTGCTGTGGACCGCTACCTGAGAGTCAAGCTCACGATCAG ATATAAAAGAGTGGTCACTCAAAGAAGAATATGGATAGCCCTGGGATTCTGTTGGCTGGTGTCTGTCCTGGTCGGGCTGGTCCCCATGTTTGGCTGGAATGAGAGACTGAGCCCAGGGAGCTCTGGGAATGCCAGCTCCCTTGCATGCCGCTTCCGCTCAGTTATGAGGATGGACTACATGGTCTATTTCAGCTTTTTCACCTGGATTCTCATCCCGCTGGTCATCATGTGTGCCATCTATGTCGACATTTTCTATGTCATCCGGAACAAGCTTAGACAGAACTTCTCTGGCTCGAGAGAGACTGGTGCATTCTATGGGAGGGAATCCAAGACAGCCAAGTCCCTGCTTCTCATCCTCCTCTTGTTTGCCTTTTCATGGCTGCCTCTGTCCATCATGAACTgtgtttcttatttctttcctaagGTTATCATAGACGAAAATTTGCTCTGCTTGGGCATCCTGCTGTCTCATGCCAACTCCATGATGAATCCCATTGTATATgcttgcaaaataaaaaaattcaaggaaacctACCTTTTGATCCTCAAATCCTACATCCTACATATACCATCTGACTCCTCGAGCACTGAGCAGACTTCAGAATAG
- the ADORA3 gene encoding adenosine receptor A3 isoform X4: MFGWNERLSPGSSGNASSLACRFRSVMRMDYMVYFSFFTWILIPLVIMCAIYVDIFYVIRNKLRQNFSGSRETGAFYGRESKTAKSLLLILLLFAFSWLPLSIMNCVSYFFPKVIIDENLLCLGILLSHANSMMNPIVYACKIKKFKETYLLILKSYILHIPSDSSSTEQTSE; the protein is encoded by the coding sequence ATGTTTGGCTGGAATGAGAGACTGAGCCCAGGGAGCTCTGGGAATGCCAGCTCCCTTGCATGCCGCTTCCGCTCAGTTATGAGGATGGACTACATGGTCTATTTCAGCTTTTTCACCTGGATTCTCATCCCGCTGGTCATCATGTGTGCCATCTATGTCGACATTTTCTATGTCATCCGGAACAAGCTTAGACAGAACTTCTCTGGCTCGAGAGAGACTGGTGCATTCTATGGGAGGGAATCCAAGACAGCCAAGTCCCTGCTTCTCATCCTCCTCTTGTTTGCCTTTTCATGGCTGCCTCTGTCCATCATGAACTgtgtttcttatttctttcctaagGTTATCATAGACGAAAATTTGCTCTGCTTGGGCATCCTGCTGTCTCATGCCAACTCCATGATGAATCCCATTGTATATgcttgcaaaataaaaaaattcaaggaaacctACCTTTTGATCCTCAAATCCTACATCCTACATATACCATCTGACTCCTCGAGCACTGAGCAGACTTCAGAATAG